The Chryseobacterium geocarposphaerae genome window below encodes:
- a CDS encoding Na+/H+ antiporter, translated as MIHNYVIISITVLLSVMILVMIGQKLKVAYPIFLVIAGLLISLIPGMPHIEIEPDLVFLIFLPPILFEAAWFTSWQDFHKWRKQIFSMAFGLVFLTSIVVAYLSSSIIPGLTVAMGFLLGGVNSPPDAVAATSVLKHMKIPKKITSILEGESLINDASSLIVFKFALAAVISGQFIFGEAVKDFFTMAIGGIAVGVGSGLLFGALLRIIPSNSNIDTIITLIVPYIMYVGAEHFHFSGVLSVVAGGLLMSYNSHCYLSHTSRIQSGNVWSVLIFLMNTIIFILIGLELPVVVAGMKDYTISEGIFYSIVIGGAIIFTRILYSYALMYFPRLCSKEVRLKAPKPDWREPFIISFAAMRGVVSLAAALSIPAFLPNGEAFPHRNIILFVTFVIILITLVGQGLLLSPILKFLKISDAGSELPEEKQEVILMRKLKETALHKLDNDFLELAEKNSLVQHQKHKLENEMMMMADKVQCMATTGDYVNAMNENKDVMRQIIQAQRNELHRLKREKIFDDHVMRTIEMQLDFDEAKITGFSHG; from the coding sequence ATGATTCACAATTATGTCATAATATCAATCACGGTATTGTTGTCTGTGATGATATTGGTAATGATAGGGCAGAAGCTGAAAGTAGCCTATCCCATATTTCTGGTTATTGCAGGGCTTTTAATAAGCCTTATCCCGGGAATGCCACATATTGAAATAGAACCCGATTTGGTTTTCCTGATTTTTCTTCCGCCAATCTTGTTTGAAGCTGCCTGGTTTACTTCATGGCAGGATTTTCATAAATGGAGAAAGCAGATATTTTCTATGGCTTTCGGATTGGTATTTCTCACTTCGATTGTAGTGGCTTATCTGTCATCATCAATTATTCCGGGACTTACCGTAGCAATGGGCTTTTTGTTGGGAGGAGTGAATTCTCCGCCGGATGCTGTTGCCGCAACTTCAGTTTTGAAGCACATGAAAATCCCTAAAAAAATCACCAGTATTCTGGAAGGAGAAAGCTTGATTAATGATGCATCCAGCTTAATTGTATTCAAATTTGCTTTAGCGGCGGTTATTTCAGGGCAGTTTATTTTTGGAGAGGCAGTAAAAGATTTTTTCACAATGGCGATTGGAGGTATTGCTGTTGGTGTGGGATCAGGGTTGCTTTTTGGAGCTTTACTGAGAATTATTCCCTCAAATTCAAATATTGATACTATAATCACCTTAATTGTTCCTTACATCATGTATGTGGGAGCGGAACATTTCCACTTTTCCGGAGTATTATCTGTAGTTGCAGGAGGGTTGCTGATGTCTTACAATTCTCATTGTTATTTGAGTCATACTTCCAGAATTCAGTCAGGAAACGTTTGGAGTGTACTCATCTTCTTAATGAATACCATTATTTTTATCCTCATCGGATTGGAATTGCCGGTTGTAGTTGCCGGAATGAAAGATTACACCATTTCTGAAGGAATTTTCTACAGTATTGTAATTGGAGGTGCCATCATCTTTACCAGAATTTTGTACAGTTATGCGCTGATGTATTTTCCGAGACTTTGCTCAAAAGAAGTAAGACTGAAAGCTCCGAAACCGGACTGGAGAGAGCCGTTTATTATCAGTTTTGCAGCAATGAGAGGTGTAGTTTCCTTGGCGGCAGCATTGTCAATCCCGGCATTTTTACCCAATGGAGAAGCTTTTCCGCACCGGAATATTATTCTGTTTGTCACTTTTGTGATTATCTTAATTACTTTGGTAGGACAGGGGCTTTTGCTTAGTCCGATTTTGAAATTTTTGAAAATAAGCGATGCAGGAAGCGAATTGCCGGAAGAAAAGCAGGAAGTGATTTTAATGAGAAAATTAAAAGAAACGGCTTTACATAAACTTGATAATGACTTTTTAGAGTTGGCTGAAAAAAACAGTTTGGTGCAACATCAGAAACATAAACTGGAAAATGAAATGATGATGATGGCAGATAAAGTACAATGTATGGCTACAACGGGTGATTACGTAAATGCAATGAACGAAAATAAAGATGTGATGAGGCAGATTATTCAGGCGCAGAGAAATGAACTTCACCGATTAAAACGCGAAAAAATATTTGATGATCATGTCATGAGAACCATTGAAATGCAGCTTGACTTTGATGAGGCAAAAATTACAGGCTTTTCTCATGGATAA
- a CDS encoding VOC family protein: MKLGAFSVSLSVKDLQKSKDFYEKLGFSSMGGSMEHNYLIMKNGDHLIGLFQAMFDGNMLTFNPGWDQNAQNLEVFDDVRDIQKHLKSQGVELSKEADETTEGPEHIFLKDPDGNMILIDQHR; this comes from the coding sequence ATGAAATTAGGAGCATTTTCAGTAAGCTTAAGTGTAAAAGATCTGCAAAAATCAAAAGATTTTTATGAAAAATTAGGCTTCAGTTCTATGGGCGGAAGCATGGAACATAATTACCTGATCATGAAAAACGGAGATCATCTGATCGGTCTTTTTCAGGCAATGTTTGACGGCAATATGCTGACTTTTAACCCGGGGTGGGATCAGAATGCACAGAATCTGGAAGTATTTGATGATGTTCGTGATATTCAGAAGCATTTAAAAAGTCAGGGTGTTGAACTGAGCAAAGAAGCAGATGAAACCACGGAAGGTCCGGAGCATATTTTCCTTAAAGATCCCGATGGAAATATGATTTTAATTGATCAGCACAGATGA
- a CDS encoding UbiA prenyltransferase family protein: MNLLKILKKSVIDSQLYVSLMGTLFAVFFMEEQNTFRLPSVVLIFITYFSGYLYTKYQHTKYFFKILMLNGVAGIICAFLIYHNHNEIRLVKWFVIVVLGLLYNSFFLDVYIRKIPLLKVFYVGLVWALVNCWLTLPEFNFPIFFISLFFITALVLPFDIRDMKRDTVQTFPMLIGVQNTKYIAYLLIFMSNIIAILYLTPHYSIPFFLSGIISYIFIYFSENERSDAYFSFGVETCSALPFLFLLIMEYF, from the coding sequence ATGAACCTTCTAAAAATACTGAAAAAATCCGTCATTGACAGTCAATTGTATGTGTCTTTAATGGGAACTCTTTTTGCAGTGTTTTTCATGGAAGAGCAAAATACATTCCGTTTACCCAGTGTTGTTCTAATTTTCATCACCTATTTCAGCGGTTATCTTTATACAAAGTATCAGCACACTAAATATTTTTTTAAAATTTTAATGTTAAATGGTGTTGCAGGTATCATATGCGCTTTTCTGATTTATCATAATCACAATGAAATAAGACTGGTGAAATGGTTTGTTATTGTTGTTTTGGGATTGCTTTACAATAGTTTCTTTCTTGATGTCTATATCCGTAAAATTCCTCTTTTAAAAGTATTTTATGTAGGCTTGGTCTGGGCTCTTGTCAATTGCTGGCTTACTTTACCTGAGTTTAATTTCCCTATATTTTTTATCAGCCTATTTTTTATTACAGCATTGGTTTTGCCTTTTGACATTCGGGATATGAAACGGGATACAGTACAGACTTTTCCCATGCTGATCGGGGTTCAGAATACAAAATACATTGCTTATTTACTCATTTTTATGAGCAATATTATTGCTATATTATATTTAACTCCTCATTATTCCATTCCTTTTTTTCTGTCGGGAATTATTTCTTATATTTTTATTTATTTTTCTGAAAATGAGAGAAGTGACGCTTATTTTTCATTCGGAGTAGAAACCTGCTCTGCACTTCCTTTTTTATTTTTACTAATAATGGAGTATTTTTGA
- a CDS encoding alpha-2-macroglobulin family protein, which produces MKKKSKIFLLLLFLLNFSAVFAQKYYDEQWKKVSANSQKGIYKSSLPIILDIQKQAMKENNIVQLIQSLKAEFNIVNRTRDDEKNDSVSQLFKKLTEVQKQLKGEDKTVFEILLNSFLMDYYNEHSWEIESRTNINSQNTSEIETWSKLDFKNYLNKNYQELDQQKAEMKKIALKKYEQVFSYNDYISYFPTLWDWYSVKKIDFLSSRDLFTKNELEANHTIINGIYDELIAQNTGNPKLYFMHKKLQDNCDFTRCKDKLEQLKTLLKSDVNGDYKVLIIGDIVDELVGKNKEKEAIEFINQAKTQYPKSPFIDNIKNKESQILNPSLNIKYEAQTQSNKPIHFVAEYKNVSAFSISIYEVKEDLTSFLQYAKNSYGNPLNKIKKSLVRKEAYPLNDSKDFQTHKTSLEIKPLPSGIYVAEYSVSGIDNKDSEDEKDFYFLVSDNKIIYQKKTNNNPLSDELKLVNSENGKPAVNETLTFYEFVGNKTFTKAEGKTDDKGVFKFPATANKEYYRTLLIRQPKTNGFQMMEIYGNRQVNSTDQNKNTKESKAQIFTDRAIYRPGQTVYFKVINIQRDKEIESVIAGLQQKITLTDANGQEVSSQTFTTNEFGSYHGSFVLPKGKLNGTFYLRTSENNGYFNFRVEEYKRPKFEVTFDPVKEEYKYGQTIELKGKAMMFSGVALSNTTVNYEIRKRNIRWKYFSWYPQDNDNENSILGEAKTNEKGEFIIKLDLKKDEKLDGIQIDNYEINASVTDINGETQTADTQLKVSSVSHYIQAEGIKNVFSGENVKLKVETKNYNEQLLKKSYQAKLSKLQSPDRIFRNNFISEVQDFPKYSKEEFISKFPHDLYDKNDKVENWKSQVLSTKTESSENLDLGKLEGGDYQLELFNIEGKDTIKTVQNFSVWNKNSLQANQKTFLTVVEPTKEFVRGEKALFYVYSSIPDALVNVFVQDGSGKTISEVHQLKNGMLEYGVEIPKDKNVQTLNAQFQIVAFNDIQTQSVNLEIKDAKEKELTIETVTFRDKIQPNSKEKWSVKVLGNGKEKISAELLANMYDMSLDKFAANRFNWDHFYTPASIVTSYDIRQYLRQKYYQKRLEYFNGEQVEVPAFDWFDRDVLYSLQGRAAGVSIQSNAVPAPMKAAKTSNSPRMRLESVRMDDAAIDIVNSGRQLTDKEKKEFMDTVYGDTDSELLNKVPVRQNLNETAFFYPDLKTDSEGNVSFEFTSPEALTKWKLMFLAHTKDARAATLEKEVVTQKEFSVTPNYPRFLREGDELNLQSKLSNLTNKKLNGSAQLQILDAFTNEDISEKFGLSTLTAASGYNREQAFSLGENGNSALTWKIKVPKDVSSIILKVVAKAGQYSDGEQKAIAVLPNRMLVTDALPIFVKEGETKTFELENLKNTTSTTISNVSNTLELTTNPIWEIMFALPSLKNDQNNSADVIFNKWFADVLASEIFKANPKMKTIFEEYQNKGLLNSNLEKNQELKQLLLEETPWVLESKNENEQMAKLALLFDINTMRNTIQGDWDDFKKLQNPDGGFSWYQGYPSSYSTSLYILKNLGKINSWLKDNVKDYQSSEQKELVENLVKYLDNEIGKYWDVKKGNVWSNWALDYLDTRNYWEKQYSLKGKGATLKSLVKQKAKTAKITEFTFFGLHRAALLMNNYGLKDVSDKLMTYLKETSVDSKTQGAYWKQNLDDWGWFSSKVVNHAGALEAFNILKPNDQKFIEDMKTWLITQKEVNSWGSSRGTSEVIFTILNSGKSWTSPESDKATVVWGGKELKPETQATGYVKSSVKTDVVDKNLATVTVTKPGPGIVQGGLFWQYYEDLDKIKSSENYISITKELYKKIKTVNGEELQKISSETPLKVGDKVTVRMILNTDRPMEFIHIKDMRAAGFEPVDVLSGYQWKNSLGYYQSTKDASTNFYIQYMPKGKYVFEYDYVANASGRFSNGITTMQNYYAPQMNSHTKGNNVIISE; this is translated from the coding sequence ATGAAAAAAAAATCCAAGATTTTTCTGCTTTTGCTGTTCCTATTGAATTTTTCTGCGGTTTTTGCCCAGAAATATTATGATGAACAGTGGAAAAAAGTATCCGCTAATTCCCAGAAGGGCATTTACAAATCCAGTCTACCCATCATTTTAGACATACAAAAACAGGCGATGAAAGAAAATAATATTGTACAGCTTATACAGTCTTTGAAAGCAGAATTCAACATTGTGAATCGGACACGAGATGATGAAAAAAACGATTCTGTAAGTCAGCTTTTTAAAAAACTGACAGAGGTTCAGAAACAGCTGAAAGGAGAAGATAAAACTGTATTTGAGATACTGTTGAACAGCTTTCTCATGGATTATTATAATGAACATTCCTGGGAGATTGAAAGCCGGACGAATATCAATTCTCAGAATACTTCAGAAATTGAAACCTGGAGTAAGCTTGATTTTAAAAACTATCTGAATAAAAATTATCAGGAGCTTGATCAGCAAAAAGCTGAAATGAAAAAAATAGCTCTTAAAAAATACGAGCAGGTTTTTTCATATAATGATTATATTTCCTATTTCCCAACCTTATGGGATTGGTATTCCGTTAAAAAAATAGATTTTCTTTCCAGTAGAGATCTTTTTACTAAAAATGAGCTGGAAGCAAACCATACCATTATTAATGGAATTTATGATGAGCTAATTGCTCAAAATACAGGAAATCCCAAATTGTATTTCATGCACAAAAAATTGCAGGATAATTGTGATTTTACTCGATGTAAGGATAAACTGGAGCAGCTTAAAACTCTTTTGAAATCTGACGTTAATGGTGATTACAAAGTTTTGATTATTGGTGATATTGTGGATGAACTGGTAGGTAAGAATAAAGAAAAGGAAGCGATTGAATTCATTAATCAGGCAAAGACTCAATATCCAAAATCTCCTTTTATTGATAATATTAAAAATAAGGAAAGCCAGATTCTGAATCCTTCTCTGAATATTAAATATGAAGCACAGACACAAAGTAATAAGCCGATTCACTTTGTAGCTGAATACAAGAATGTTTCTGCGTTTTCAATCAGTATTTATGAAGTGAAGGAGGATCTGACATCGTTTTTACAGTATGCAAAAAATTCTTATGGAAACCCATTGAATAAAATTAAAAAAAGTCTGGTTAGAAAAGAAGCATATCCATTAAACGATTCGAAAGATTTTCAAACCCATAAAACATCTTTGGAAATAAAGCCGCTTCCTTCCGGGATTTATGTCGCGGAATATTCTGTTTCCGGAATTGACAATAAGGACAGTGAAGATGAGAAAGATTTTTATTTCCTGGTTTCAGATAATAAAATTATTTATCAGAAAAAAACAAATAATAATCCGCTGTCTGATGAATTGAAATTGGTGAATAGTGAGAACGGAAAACCTGCTGTTAATGAAACTCTTACATTTTATGAATTTGTTGGAAATAAGACGTTCACTAAAGCCGAAGGAAAAACTGATGATAAAGGAGTTTTTAAATTTCCGGCAACGGCCAATAAAGAATATTACAGAACCTTGTTGATCAGACAGCCTAAAACAAATGGTTTCCAGATGATGGAGATCTATGGAAACAGACAAGTTAATTCAACCGATCAAAATAAAAACACTAAGGAGAGTAAAGCCCAGATTTTTACAGACCGAGCTATTTACAGACCGGGCCAAACGGTGTATTTTAAAGTGATCAATATTCAGCGTGATAAAGAGATTGAATCTGTCATAGCAGGCTTGCAGCAAAAAATTACACTTACAGACGCCAATGGACAGGAAGTTTCTTCTCAAACATTTACTACCAATGAGTTTGGTTCCTATCACGGAAGTTTTGTTCTTCCAAAAGGTAAACTGAACGGAACATTTTATTTGAGAACTTCAGAAAACAATGGTTATTTCAACTTCAGGGTTGAAGAATACAAAAGACCTAAGTTCGAAGTGACTTTTGATCCGGTAAAAGAGGAGTACAAATATGGGCAGACTATCGAGCTGAAAGGTAAAGCAATGATGTTTTCCGGAGTTGCTTTAAGTAATACAACAGTCAATTATGAAATTAGAAAACGAAACATTCGTTGGAAATATTTCAGTTGGTATCCGCAGGACAATGATAATGAAAATTCGATTTTAGGTGAGGCAAAAACTAATGAAAAAGGAGAATTTATCATCAAACTTGATCTTAAAAAAGATGAAAAACTGGATGGAATTCAAATTGATAATTATGAAATTAATGCTTCTGTAACGGATATTAATGGCGAAACACAAACTGCGGATACGCAGCTGAAAGTGTCTTCGGTTTCCCATTATATTCAGGCAGAAGGAATCAAAAATGTTTTCTCCGGTGAAAATGTAAAACTAAAGGTTGAAACCAAAAATTATAACGAGCAACTTCTTAAAAAATCTTACCAGGCAAAGCTTTCCAAGCTTCAGTCACCTGACAGGATTTTTAGGAATAACTTTATTTCCGAAGTTCAGGATTTTCCAAAATATTCAAAAGAAGAATTTATCAGTAAGTTCCCACATGATCTGTATGATAAAAATGATAAGGTGGAAAATTGGAAATCTCAAGTACTTTCCACTAAAACTGAGTCATCTGAAAATTTAGATCTTGGAAAATTAGAAGGAGGGGATTATCAGCTTGAATTATTCAATATTGAAGGTAAAGACACCATAAAAACCGTACAGAATTTCAGTGTCTGGAACAAAAATTCTTTACAGGCCAATCAGAAGACATTTCTTACTGTTGTAGAACCTACAAAAGAATTTGTAAGAGGAGAAAAAGCTCTTTTTTATGTGTATTCTTCGATTCCCGATGCTTTGGTAAATGTTTTTGTGCAGGATGGTTCAGGAAAAACGATTTCAGAGGTTCACCAGCTTAAAAACGGAATGCTGGAATATGGAGTAGAAATTCCAAAAGATAAAAATGTGCAGACATTAAATGCGCAGTTCCAGATTGTTGCGTTTAATGATATTCAGACACAATCTGTAAATCTTGAAATAAAAGATGCTAAAGAAAAAGAGCTAACAATAGAGACGGTCACTTTCAGAGATAAAATCCAGCCTAATTCCAAAGAAAAGTGGTCGGTAAAAGTGTTAGGAAATGGGAAGGAGAAGATCAGTGCAGAACTGTTAGCGAATATGTATGATATGTCGTTGGATAAATTTGCAGCGAATAGATTTAACTGGGATCATTTCTATACCCCGGCTTCTATTGTAACATCTTATGACATCAGACAGTACCTTCGTCAGAAGTATTATCAAAAGAGATTAGAATATTTTAATGGTGAACAGGTGGAAGTTCCTGCTTTTGATTGGTTTGATAGGGACGTATTATATTCTTTACAGGGTAGAGCAGCGGGTGTATCAATACAGAGCAATGCTGTTCCGGCTCCAATGAAAGCTGCAAAAACTTCTAACTCACCAAGAATGAGGTTGGAATCTGTAAGAATGGATGATGCGGCTATTGATATAGTTAATTCAGGCAGACAATTGACAGATAAAGAAAAAAAGGAATTCATGGATACTGTTTATGGAGACACAGATAGTGAATTATTAAATAAAGTTCCAGTTCGTCAGAATCTTAACGAAACAGCTTTCTTCTACCCGGATTTAAAAACAGATTCAGAAGGAAATGTAAGCTTTGAATTCACTTCTCCGGAAGCATTGACAAAATGGAAGCTGATGTTCCTGGCTCATACAAAAGATGCAAGAGCTGCAACATTGGAAAAAGAAGTGGTAACACAGAAAGAATTCTCAGTAACGCCAAACTATCCGAGATTTTTAAGAGAAGGCGATGAGCTTAATCTTCAGTCAAAACTTTCAAATTTAACCAACAAAAAACTGAATGGTTCTGCCCAATTGCAAATTCTTGATGCATTTACCAATGAGGATATTTCAGAGAAATTCGGACTAAGTACCTTGACAGCGGCTTCAGGATATAACAGAGAACAGGCTTTTTCGTTAGGCGAAAATGGAAATTCCGCTTTAACATGGAAAATAAAAGTTCCGAAAGACGTTTCTTCAATTATTCTGAAAGTGGTTGCAAAAGCCGGGCAATATTCAGACGGAGAGCAAAAGGCCATTGCGGTTTTACCGAACAGAATGCTGGTAACAGACGCGCTTCCTATTTTTGTGAAAGAAGGAGAAACAAAGACTTTCGAACTTGAAAACCTTAAGAATACGACTTCAACAACGATTTCCAATGTTTCCAATACACTGGAACTGACAACCAATCCGATTTGGGAAATTATGTTTGCGCTTCCAAGTCTTAAAAATGACCAGAATAATTCTGCTGATGTTATCTTTAATAAATGGTTTGCTGATGTTTTAGCTTCGGAAATTTTCAAAGCTAATCCGAAAATGAAAACCATCTTTGAAGAATATCAGAATAAAGGATTGTTAAATTCAAATCTTGAAAAAAATCAGGAACTAAAGCAGTTGCTACTGGAGGAAACACCTTGGGTATTGGAAAGTAAAAATGAAAATGAGCAGATGGCAAAACTTGCACTTTTATTTGATATCAATACGATGCGGAATACCATTCAGGGAGATTGGGATGATTTCAAAAAACTGCAGAACCCTGATGGAGGCTTCTCATGGTATCAGGGATATCCGAGCTCTTATTCAACATCGTTGTATATTTTGAAAAACTTAGGGAAAATAAATTCCTGGTTAAAAGATAATGTGAAGGACTATCAATCCTCAGAACAGAAAGAACTGGTTGAGAATCTGGTGAAATACTTAGATAACGAGATCGGCAAATATTGGGATGTAAAGAAAGGAAATGTTTGGAGCAATTGGGCACTAGATTATCTGGATACCAGAAATTACTGGGAAAAACAATATTCTTTAAAAGGTAAAGGTGCAACATTAAAATCATTAGTAAAACAGAAAGCCAAAACCGCAAAAATTACAGAATTTACATTCTTCGGTCTGCACAGAGCCGCTTTATTGATGAATAATTATGGTTTAAAAGATGTTTCTGATAAGCTCATGACTTATTTAAAAGAGACTTCAGTAGATTCAAAAACACAGGGAGCATACTGGAAACAGAACCTTGATGATTGGGGATGGTTCAGCTCAAAAGTGGTGAATCATGCAGGAGCTTTGGAAGCTTTCAATATCTTAAAACCAAACGATCAGAAATTTATTGAAGACATGAAAACCTGGCTGATTACCCAAAAAGAAGTGAATTCCTGGGGAAGTTCAAGAGGAACATCAGAAGTAATCTTTACCATTTTAAATTCAGGAAAATCCTGGACAAGCCCGGAAAGTGATAAGGCCACCGTTGTTTGGGGCGGAAAGGAACTGAAACCCGAAACTCAGGCGACTGGATATGTAAAATCTTCAGTGAAAACTGATGTTGTAGATAAAAACTTAGCGACTGTTACAGTAACAAAACCAGGTCCGGGAATTGTTCAGGGAGGATTGTTCTGGCAGTATTATGAAGATCTGGATAAAATAAAATCTTCTGAAAATTACATTTCGATCACCAAAGAACTGTACAAGAAGATCAAAACAGTGAATGGTGAGGAATTGCAAAAGATCTCATCGGAAACACCATTAAAAGTAGGAGATAAAGTGACGGTAAGAATGATTTTGAATACCGACCGTCCGATGGAATTTATTCATATCAAAGACATGAGAGCTGCCGGATTCGAGCCTGTAGACGTATTGTCCGGATACCAGTGGAAAAATAGTTTAGGCTATTACCAATCTACTAAAGATGCGTCCACCAATTTTTATATTCAATATATGCCAAAAGGTAAATATGTATTCGAATATGATTATGTAGCGAATGCTTCCGGAAGATTCTCCAACGGAATTACAACAATGCAGAATTATTATGCGCCGCAGATGAATAGTCACACGAAAGGAAACAATGTGATAATCTCGGAATAA
- a CDS encoding DUF2490 domain-containing protein: MKILKILTVGIGLLGTTFSYAQKNDLGAWYMYFGNNKISKKLNWHNEIQYRNFDAVGDLEQLLIRTGIGYDLTENNNNILLGYGFILSQPYVNGDKTENVEHRIFQQYITKQKFGRFNIQHRYRLEERFLQDDFRMRFRYLLGLNIPINNKEMLPKTFYGSVYNEIFLHFNSPTFDRNRVYGALGYVINKNMRIEAGYMNQIQETRNRGQIQIGFYNNIPFAKD, encoded by the coding sequence ATGAAGATTTTAAAAATACTGACGGTAGGTATTGGCTTATTAGGAACAACATTTTCATATGCCCAGAAAAATGATTTAGGAGCATGGTATATGTATTTTGGAAATAACAAAATAAGTAAAAAGCTGAACTGGCATAATGAAATTCAATACAGAAATTTTGATGCCGTTGGAGATCTGGAGCAGCTTTTAATCCGTACAGGAATTGGATATGATTTAACGGAAAATAATAACAATATTTTATTAGGATATGGTTTTATACTAAGCCAGCCTTATGTAAACGGAGACAAAACTGAAAATGTAGAACACCGTATTTTCCAGCAGTATATTACGAAGCAGAAGTTCGGCCGTTTTAATATTCAGCACCGTTACCGATTAGAAGAGCGTTTTTTGCAGGATGATTTCAGGATGAGGTTTCGATATCTGTTAGGATTGAATATTCCGATCAATAATAAAGAAATGCTGCCAAAAACCTTTTACGGATCTGTGTATAATGAGATTTTCCTGCATTTTAACAGTCCTACTTTTGACAGAAACCGTGTGTATGGTGCTTTAGGATATGTTATCAATAAAAATATGAGAATAGAAGCGGGATATATGAATCAGATTCAGGAAACCCGAAACAGAGGACAGATTCAGATTGGTTTTTATAACAATATTCCTTTTGCGAAAGATTAA
- a CDS encoding VOC family protein: protein MASVNVYLTFNGNCREAFDFYKSVFGGEYPYIGTFGEMPSEEGKEMPEEEKNKIMHVSLPISKETILMGSDTGGEWASHYKAGNNFSISINAESKEEADKLFAGLSAGGTVTMPMADTFWGAYFGMFTDKFGINWMVNYDDPAKMQ from the coding sequence ATGGCATCAGTAAACGTTTATTTAACATTTAATGGAAACTGCAGGGAAGCATTCGATTTCTATAAATCTGTTTTCGGCGGGGAATATCCATATATAGGAACTTTCGGAGAAATGCCTTCAGAAGAAGGTAAGGAAATGCCTGAAGAGGAAAAAAATAAAATTATGCATGTTTCTCTTCCGATCTCTAAAGAAACCATTTTAATGGGAAGCGATACAGGCGGAGAATGGGCTTCTCACTATAAAGCGGGAAACAACTTCTCGATTTCCATCAACGCAGAATCTAAAGAAGAAGCAGATAAATTATTTGCTGGATTATCAGCAGGAGGAACAGTAACCATGCCAATGGCAGATACATTTTGGGGAGCATATTTCGGAATGTTTACAGATAAATTCGGAATCAACTGGATGGTAAACTACGACGATCCTGCGAAAATGCAGTAA
- a CDS encoding ecotin family protein yields MKFSKTIILGLMLVLGTNIFAQKKAEKFEKLQIEMFTKAKEGFKQVYIQLPVAKNEGDLKVEFFVGAEKMLDCNKHFLIGKVNNQDLQGWGYNYYEVESKGETGGTLMACPDQKLTKQFVYLQPETVRYNSKLPLVFYIPKDMEVRYRVLRPDVMKKAVQR; encoded by the coding sequence ATGAAATTTTCAAAAACAATTATTTTAGGATTAATGCTGGTTTTAGGAACGAATATTTTCGCTCAGAAGAAAGCTGAAAAGTTTGAGAAATTACAGATTGAAATGTTCACGAAAGCAAAAGAAGGATTTAAACAAGTTTATATTCAGCTTCCTGTTGCAAAAAATGAAGGTGATTTAAAAGTTGAGTTTTTTGTCGGGGCAGAAAAAATGTTAGACTGTAACAAGCATTTCCTTATCGGAAAAGTAAATAATCAGGATCTTCAAGGTTGGGGATATAACTATTACGAAGTAGAATCAAAAGGCGAAACGGGCGGAACACTGATGGCTTGTCCGGATCAGAAGCTGACCAAGCAGTTTGTTTATCTTCAACCGGAAACCGTAAGATATAACAGTAAATTGCCACTGGTTTTCTATATTCCGAAAGATATGGAAGTTCGTTACAGAGTTCTTAGACCTGATGTAATGAAGAAAGCAGTGCAGAGATAG
- a CDS encoding DUF1569 domain-containing protein: MENVFDIKDAQNYIDRINNLVEDTHGLWGRMTVDQMLAHCCVSYEMVYEPEKHKKPGAIAKFILKRFVKPKVVGEKAYPRDSPTAPQFLIKGRKNFEEEKKRLIGFIQKTQQLGASAFDGKESHSFGKLSSQEWNNMFAKHLNHHLAQFGV; encoded by the coding sequence ATGGAAAACGTATTTGATATCAAAGATGCTCAGAATTATATTGATCGGATTAATAATCTTGTGGAAGACACTCATGGTCTTTGGGGAAGAATGACAGTTGATCAGATGTTGGCGCACTGTTGTGTATCTTATGAAATGGTTTATGAACCGGAAAAACATAAAAAACCGGGCGCTATTGCAAAATTTATTTTAAAAAGATTTGTAAAGCCTAAAGTGGTAGGTGAAAAAGCTTATCCCAGAGATTCTCCTACGGCTCCACAGTTTTTAATTAAAGGAAGAAAGAATTTTGAAGAAGAAAAGAAAAGGCTGATTGGTTTTATTCAGAAAACCCAACAACTTGGAGCATCTGCTTTTGACGGAAAAGAATCCCATTCTTTTGGTAAGCTGTCTTCTCAGGAATGGAACAATATGTTTGCAAAACACCTGAACCACCATTTGGCACAATTCGGTGTATAA